The Bacillus oleivorans genomic sequence GAAGCTTCGATCACTGCTATTAGGAAGTCCGTCCTGATTGCGAACTTTAAATACCGGTACATTTTCGGGAATTTGATGGTATGCTCTGAAATCTGCTTCTGATAATTGTGCAGCATCCCCCGTAATCGAAGAGTGTGTTCGTTCCACCCATAATACAGCTGGACTGTTTGCAGGTATAATCACGTTTTGATCATTTGCATCGTCCGCAGCGGTTACAGCTAAATCCTTGGTGCCTGTTCGCCAATCATATCGAATTTTGTATTGACTATTAAAATCAAGCTCGTTATTACTATTGTTATAGATTTCGACAAACTCGAATAAATCATTCGATCCTGCCCCATTGATATGGCTATTATCTTTGTCGTTAGGATATACTTCCGTAAAAAGAATCAAATAGTCTGGCTGCTCAACAGGATCTTGGGGTTGTTCTTCCGGAACCTCTTCTTCTGCAGAAGCAATAATCTTTGCTTGAAACGTATCGGATTGAACAGAAGCCGTTCCATCACTTACAGTCATATAATAATCAATAACACTTCCACTGATTTCTGTTCCTGAAATTGTATAAGAAAAGACGGCACCTTCTAGTGACATATCCACTTCTTTATATTCTAAAGTAGCATCATTTCGATAAAATAGATTAATAGTAAGAGGATCTTGATCCGCATCTTCAGCGGTTGCGGTTATAGTTAAATCTGAACCTTCCTTTACTGATTCAACAGGACTATGTATAATAGCCGGTTCATTGTTACTCGCGGGAATGAGCTGCTCTTCATTTACAGCCCCTGCAGTTGGTTCCGCTTTTTTTGCAAAGCTAGCTACTGTGGCACCACTTTGCGGAGCCCTTGTATGATAGCTTAAGCCGTCCCCAACATCCTCACTTGTATAATGGACATGGCTAATAATGTCAGCATTATTTTCATTATTTGTAATGTAAAACCCTCTGTCGGTATTATTCAGCCCATCTTGCCCGCGCAGGATAAAGATAGGCACTTCAGCCGGAATATGATGATATTCTCTAAAATCTTCCTCCGTTACCTCTGCTGCTGCACCGGTAATGTTAGAGCTTGTCCGCTCTACCCACAAAACAGCCGGACTATTTGCAGGAATGATGACGTCAGCATTGGCTGCATCATCGGCAGCAGTTACGGTTAAATCTTTACTATTAGATAGATAATCATATCTGATTTTATAAAGACTATTAAAATCTAAATCATGATTTGTCGTATTATAGATTTCCACGAACTCAAATAAATCATTTTCCCCTGCTCCATCTATATGACTATTTGATTTGTCATTCGGATAAACTTCTGTAAAAATAACCGGCATATTATTTTCTATGATATTCTGCTCACTGGAATCGCTAATCGCATTTGCGGTTTGTACAAATGGATTGAGTACGATTACCAAGCAAAGAATTATAGAAAGGATTCGTTTCATTCTCCTGCTCTCTCCAATCTCTTAAAAAATAGGGCTACAGAAAATGACAAATTAACTTGCAAATTTCCTTCAAATCCCCCTTTATTCTGGAATTTCCATCAAGTTCTGTAATTAAATTCAGTGTAATTTTCAAATATTAACGGATGGTTACGACTCTGTTTATATTTATTTAGCAGGTGTAAAGAGGGATTTACATAAGGATGTTTCTGAGGAAAATAGAGGCTCTGCGATAGTTTGAAACATAAAAAATCCAACTAGAGACCTAGTTGGATTTTTTGTCTAACCCTTATTACTTAATCTTTATTCTTGTATAGAAATAGAAGCCATTATCTGCCTGATAGATCCAGTTCGAGTTAGTTACGAAAAATGTAAAGTTAACGTTTAAACCACTTCCGCCTCATAATCCTTCGCTTCTTCCACAAACAGCAGTCCAAGCTCATGATGCTCGCCTTCATAAAGGGCACGCTGGGCAAATCGCATCTCTCCGGCAAAGTTCAAAACCTCAAGCTTACAATACGCTCTGTTTTGCTGCAGGTAGTAGTAAAATTCCTCTGGTGTCTGGACAGAATGTCCATTTACTTTTGTAATCATTTCTCCAACTTTTAGCCCTAATTTTTCTGCGGGTGAAAAAGGATGGATACTTAAAATCACAAGACCCTGATTTCGAGCGGTGTACAAACTTGGTTTCGCTTCGTCTTTTATGCGCACTATTAACGCAATTGCTTCTCTGCCAATAATGGCTGCGCCAATGATGATATAGCTCACGAACAATCCGTAATGTGTCAAAAAGCTCGCTCCTGTAATCACAAGCCCTAACAGGAGGACATATTTCCCTTCTAATCGGGTTGCCACGTCTGTAAGGAGCCCTTGGAAACGTCTCCGATAGCCGATTGGTATTGGAAGGATGATGGGTACAAACATTTCCTGACCTATAGGGATAATTGGCCACCACTCCCATGGAGACGGCAGCTCACCGGGGACGAACAAAATCAGCGGGAAAAACCATAAACGATCGACTTCATGAACACCAATCATTCGGCCCCTTTTACTTTTTACAAGAAGAGGCGAAGTAAAAGCATCCCCATTTTTCAAAATGCAGAAGCCTTCAACCACCATTAACAGACCAAGTAAAAGCAAGAACGAAAGAATCGTACCGCTGTTCATTTCGATAGGAAATCCTAAAACAGGAATCTCCTCCATAAAGGAAGGCAAAATGGATGCAATGACGAATGCTCCGCCTAGTACATAAGCAGGTGAAAGAAGCTGATATTGCAGTGTAAAGGAAAGCAGAAAAAATAAAAGCCCCGCTATAACCATAACACCAGGTGAAACGGTAACGCCTAAAACAACCGTAACCAGCGAAAGAACTGCTCCCACTAGCAAGCTATATTTAAATGCCGTGCGCAGTTCCTGATAGCCATCAAAAATACGGCTATTAAACTGGGAACGTTCGCGCTTTACTCTCCGATACCCCATCAATACAGCATAAAAAATAACATAATAGAAAATAGGAATAATAAAAAAGATACCAATTGCCTGTAAAATCTCAACCATCCATTCACTAGTCACATGCGCTCACCACCCTCGAAATCTCTTTCGATGCTAATCTATTACTCTCTATTGTAGCAAATTAATAGAGAAAAAGAGGAAGTTTTTTAATTTTCAGGGAAAGAAATGTAATTTCTTTTTTGGTTGGTTGTACTGGCTCGGAACATGAAAAAGAATGAAACAGAAGAACCGTCCCTCTGTTTCAAAAAAATAGAACGTGCCGGTTAGACACGTTCTTTTATATCAAACTCCTATGGAGGAAGAACCTCTACTCTTTTTTGGCAATGACCTCTAAGGCCGTTTGCAGCTGAAGGTCATAGCGAGGGTCATTCGTTTTATCTATAACAGCTTTTTCCATAGCTGCAGCTGTACTCGTATCGATGACCCCTGTCATTCTCATTCCTTTTATTTGCTGGAAGGCTTTAACGGCAATTTCGGTTTGATTACTGAAATAACCGTCCGTTCTGCCAGGTTCGAAGCCTAAGCTATCCAATATTACCTGTGCATTTTTAACATTTTCATTGTTCATATCCCGTTGCAGCGGTTCTTCTAGCTGAATCGGATGAGTGTAGTACACTTCGGATTGTCCAATTTCTATGTTCGGTTCAATCCCTTTTCCATGAATCCAGTTACCATTTGGAGTTAACCATTTAAAGAGAGTCAGCTTTATGTTGCTTCCATCTCCCATTGGGACAGCCTGCTGAACAGTACCTTTGCCAAAGGTCTTTTCACCTACTAGTGTGTAGCCTTCTACCTCTTTTAAGGCTGCGGCTAATATTTCAGAGGCAGAAGCACTTCCTTTATTTATCAAAACAGCGACTGGGTAATTCTTCGCTTCTTTCTTATTAGAGAAGTATTGCATTTGGCTGCCTCTTCGTTCTTCAATTTGAACATAAGGCTTTGTATTGCTCACTAATTCCTTTAAGATATTTTCAACACTGGAGAGAAGACCTCCTGGATTTCCTCTTACATCTAATAAAAGACCATCGATTCCTTTTTCCTCAAAGGCCTTTAACTCTTCCATAAAATCTTCATCCGTATTTTCCGAGAATGAGGTAATTTCAATATAACCAATCGTTTTTCCGTTCTTCTCCAAGGTTTGAGCAAACACGGTTTCATTTGGAATCTCTGCCCGCTCTACCGGAATCTCAAGCGGTTTACTAAGTCCTTCCCGCTTAATCACAAGATTAACAACCGTCCCCTTTTCCCCTCTAATCTTTTCGGTTACATCATACAGGTCCATTCCCGATACAGTTTTTCCATCAACAGAGATAATTTCGTCATTAGGCTTCAAGCCAGCTTCTTCAGCAGGGGAATTTTTAAAAGGAGAAATGATATAAATCTTCCCTTCAATTTTACTAATTTCTGCACCAATGCCTTCAAACTCAGATTCTAAAGTGTTTGAGAACTGCTTGGTGGTTTCCTCATCCATATAGACAGAATAAGGATCATCCAAAGCCGACAGCATCCCCTGAATTGCCCCTTCAACCAGCTCTTCCTTTGGCACTTCCTCCACATAACCAGTCGAAATTAAATCGAAGGCACGCTGCACTTTCCGCAAACTATCACTTAATATGTATGGATCCGATTGGTTCGGTAAGGCATCTTCCTTTTCATCTTCAAAAAAGGGATTGGCCCCCAATAAGAACCCACCCGTTCCTGTCACAATGGAACAGGACAATGTAATCGCTAACCACTTTTTATTCTTCACTCGGGCTCCCCCTAACCTGCTTCATTCTGTTATGTAATCTGCCAACACGTAATAGTACAGGCACTTAGTCCAATATATGTACAGGCTTTTTAAATTATGAGACAAACTGCAGGAGAATTTGGCGGGGTTCGTATTTGACCGATTGGCACCTCGGGTTTGACCCGTAGAAATCTATTTTGACAGATAAAACTGAATGCTGACCCGTAGAACATAATTTCGACTGATAGACCCAAAGTTTCACAAACCACCCCCTACCCTCCCCTGAAATAAAAAAAGCCCTCCCCTATAAAATAGGAAAGAGCAAATTTTATAAAAGGCCGACTATTAAAGTCTGAGAACCATTACCCGACTTCTTCGGTGACCCTTTTTTCTTCAAGTGTCCGTTTAATCAGCGGTCCCCATTTTTCGAATTCGACTAAAAAGCCATCGTGACCAAAGATGGTGTCTACTTCGAAAAAGCTTCCGTCCGGAACCGCTTCAGTAAACTCTGCAATTCTTAATGTCTCGTATAACAGGTCGCCTTTAAACCCGAGAGCGAGGACTTTGGCTTGGATTTGGCGCGATGCTTTCTGCCATCCTCCTCTATCTCTGCCAATATCATGACTATTCATCGCGTGCAATAATCTTAAATAGCTATTGGCATCAAAGCGGTCCCGTAATTTTTTCCCCTGATAGATTAAATAGGAATCGATTTGATACAGAGTCGGTGAGCCCTCATCCCTTACCTCGCGCTCGAACCGTTTCGAAAATAGCTGCGGGGTTCGGTATGTGATCATTCCTGCCATTCTCGCAATCTGTAACCCTTTTAGCTCTGCGTCCTGCCGATAATAACCGTCATTCCAGTTCGGATCATTTTCAATCGCTTCAATCGCAATCCGGTTAAATGCCATCCCATAGTCACTAAGTTCAGGTGTAGCAGCTAAGACCACTAA encodes the following:
- a CDS encoding PDZ domain-containing protein, encoding MTSEWMVEILQAIGIFFIIPIFYYVIFYAVLMGYRRVKRERSQFNSRIFDGYQELRTAFKYSLLVGAVLSLVTVVLGVTVSPGVMVIAGLLFFLLSFTLQYQLLSPAYVLGGAFVIASILPSFMEEIPVLGFPIEMNSGTILSFLLLLGLLMVVEGFCILKNGDAFTSPLLVKSKRGRMIGVHEVDRLWFFPLILFVPGELPSPWEWWPIIPIGQEMFVPIILPIPIGYRRRFQGLLTDVATRLEGKYVLLLGLVITGASFLTHYGLFVSYIIIGAAIIGREAIALIVRIKDEAKPSLYTARNQGLVILSIHPFSPAEKLGLKVGEMITKVNGHSVQTPEEFYYYLQQNRAYCKLEVLNFAGEMRFAQRALYEGEHHELGLLFVEEAKDYEAEVV
- the metX gene encoding homoserine O-acetyltransferase MetX, which encodes MKSRLDYQYETNTVQIGDFILESGECLSSVEVAYERAGNFRGPAILVCHALTGNHYAVGTKENPGWWSGLIGPGGYIDTKEYQVITFNVLGGCNGTTGPTSTNPKTGRPYQGSFPYLTIRDLVRVQKKALDQLKIQSLHAVAGGSLGGMQVLEWGLLYPTFLNHLVVLAATPELSDYGMAFNRIAIEAIENDPNWNDGYYRQDAELKGLQIARMAGMITYRTPQLFSKRFEREVRDEGSPTLYQIDSYLIYQGKKLRDRFDANSYLRLLHAMNSHDIGRDRGGWQKASRQIQAKVLALGFKGDLLYETLRIAEFTEAVPDGSFFEVDTIFGHDGFLVEFEKWGPLIKRTLEEKRVTEEVG
- a CDS encoding S41 family peptidase, with the protein product MKNKKWLAITLSCSIVTGTGGFLLGANPFFEDEKEDALPNQSDPYILSDSLRKVQRAFDLISTGYVEEVPKEELVEGAIQGMLSALDDPYSVYMDEETTKQFSNTLESEFEGIGAEISKIEGKIYIISPFKNSPAEEAGLKPNDEIISVDGKTVSGMDLYDVTEKIRGEKGTVVNLVIKREGLSKPLEIPVERAEIPNETVFAQTLEKNGKTIGYIEITSFSENTDEDFMEELKAFEEKGIDGLLLDVRGNPGGLLSSVENILKELVSNTKPYVQIEERRGSQMQYFSNKKEAKNYPVAVLINKGSASASEILAAALKEVEGYTLVGEKTFGKGTVQQAVPMGDGSNIKLTLFKWLTPNGNWIHGKGIEPNIEIGQSEVYYTHPIQLEEPLQRDMNNENVKNAQVILDSLGFEPGRTDGYFSNQTEIAVKAFQQIKGMRMTGVIDTSTAAAMEKAVIDKTNDPRYDLQLQTALEVIAKKE